Proteins found in one Acidobacteriota bacterium genomic segment:
- a CDS encoding M20 family metallopeptidase, which yields MEVWRGVCAGVWAAVFFTASFLALISPLGAVDTRTARLIDEAIERHKPEIIKIRRFIHMNPELSNREFETARLIASKLSALGLETRTGVAKTGVVGLLRGGQPGPTVALRADMDALPIQETTNVPFQSLNPGVMHACGHDIHMAVALGTAMVLKDLKDRVKGGVKFIFQPAEEGPPAGEEGGAALMIREGVLENPRVSAIFGLHVWNENVGQVLFSPGNIMAASDGFQIVVKGRSAHGARPQEGVDAIVVASHIVAALQTVVGRSIDPTDPAVVTVGRIEGGTRANIIADKVILEGTIRTLSDANRKRIPAIIETLVKGIVQSFGASHVFDYRPNLPPVHNHPELAKTMLPSLIQAMGKDKVLDLAPQMVSEDFAFFARKIPGLFFFLGVKNPSQASPAALHTPRFNPDERAIAVGIRAMCHLILDALEIQSAIGNHHP from the coding sequence ATGGAAGTGTGGAGAGGGGTGTGCGCCGGAGTTTGGGCCGCCGTGTTCTTCACAGCAAGCTTCTTGGCCTTGATTTCTCCTCTCGGCGCCGTCGACACACGGACGGCCCGGCTTATCGACGAGGCCATCGAGCGCCACAAGCCGGAAATCATCAAGATCCGCAGGTTCATTCACATGAACCCCGAGCTCAGCAACAGGGAATTCGAGACGGCGCGCCTCATCGCTTCGAAACTCTCGGCTCTCGGCCTGGAAACAAGGACGGGAGTCGCCAAAACCGGAGTCGTCGGACTCCTGCGGGGCGGACAGCCCGGTCCGACCGTGGCTCTAAGGGCCGATATGGACGCCCTGCCGATTCAGGAAACGACCAATGTTCCCTTTCAATCGCTCAACCCGGGGGTCATGCACGCCTGCGGCCACGACATCCACATGGCCGTCGCTCTCGGCACCGCCATGGTGCTCAAGGACTTGAAGGATCGCGTCAAAGGCGGCGTCAAGTTCATATTTCAACCGGCTGAAGAAGGTCCCCCGGCGGGCGAGGAGGGCGGGGCCGCCCTGATGATCCGCGAGGGCGTCCTGGAAAACCCCAGGGTCAGCGCCATCTTCGGACTTCATGTTTGGAATGAAAACGTCGGACAGGTTCTCTTTTCCCCGGGCAACATCATGGCCGCCTCCGACGGGTTTCAGATCGTCGTCAAAGGCCGGAGCGCCCACGGCGCCAGACCCCAGGAAGGGGTGGACGCCATCGTCGTCGCCTCCCATATCGTCGCCGCGCTTCAGACCGTGGTCGGGCGCTCCATCGATCCGACGGATCCCGCCGTCGTCACCGTGGGCCGCATCGAGGGCGGCACACGGGCCAACATCATCGCCGACAAGGTCATCCTCGAGGGAACCATCCGCACGCTGAGCGACGCCAACAGAAAACGGATCCCCGCGATTATTGAAACCCTTGTCAAAGGCATCGTCCAGTCCTTCGGCGCCTCCCATGTTTTCGATTACCGGCCCAACCTTCCCCCCGTTCACAACCATCCCGAACTGGCCAAAACCATGCTGCCGTCTCTCATCCAGGCCATGGGGAAAGACAAGGTTCTCGATCTCGCGCCGCAAATGGTCTCCGAGGATTTCGCCTTTTTCGCCCGGAAGATCCCCGGTCTGTTTTTCTTTCTCGGCGTGAAGAACCCGTCCCAGGCTTCGCCCGCCGCTCTTCATACGCCCCGGTTCAATCCCGATGAGCGGGCCATCGCCGTGGGCATCCGGGCCATGTGCCATCTGATTCTCGACGCGCTCGAGATTCAGAGTGCCATCGGCAATCATCACCCCTAA
- a CDS encoding YtxH domain-containing protein produces the protein MSANRDSHLAEALVSFLAGAAAGFVVGILMAPASGQETRKKLKDQVGKAGDAAKENYDKIAKEAEKGIRVVREKTSEGIDAIKEFIEKKKDEFSRKSPFFPEDEATEK, from the coding sequence ATGAGCGCTAACAGAGACAGTCATCTGGCGGAAGCCCTGGTGTCATTCCTGGCGGGAGCCGCCGCCGGATTCGTTGTGGGCATTCTTATGGCTCCGGCCAGCGGGCAGGAAACCCGGAAAAAACTCAAGGATCAGGTCGGGAAAGCCGGCGACGCAGCCAAGGAAAATTACGACAAGATCGCCAAGGAAGCCGAAAAGGGCATCCGCGTCGTCCGCGAGAAAACTTCCGAAGGCATCGACGCCATCAAGGAATTCATCGAAAAGAAAAAAGACGAATTCTCCCGCAAGTCTCCGTTTTTCCCGGAAGACGAAGCCACGGAAAAGTAA
- a CDS encoding iron ABC transporter permease, whose product MKARTASRTTAGALTVLAVTGLLASLLLGPAATTPGDLRDFILHGDTTYAVIFIHLRLARACLAFLVGAALALSGAVLQGFFRNPMADPFVVGVSSGASFGAVLVLVLGIRTGAGFAVQGSAAFISGLTVVGAVYVLSRRKGVFKVETLLLTGIAAGALASSLTSFLLFMRADSFEQAVFWLLGSLASADWNQAAAVAPLILAGLAVAQALARDMNLLSLGDDAALALGCPVGRIRTIFLVLATLLAALSVSVSGIIGFVGLIVPHWIRILTGPDHRRLFLLSSFAGGVFLVYCDLLARTVLAPAELPIGVITAAVGAPFFIYLLQRRRS is encoded by the coding sequence GTGAAGGCCCGGACCGCATCGCGGACAACAGCCGGCGCCCTGACCGTGCTGGCCGTCACGGGTCTTCTGGCCTCGCTCCTTCTCGGCCCGGCGGCCACGACTCCCGGAGATCTTCGGGATTTTATCCTTCACGGGGATACGACCTATGCCGTGATCTTCATTCACCTCCGGCTGGCCCGGGCCTGCCTTGCCTTTCTGGTCGGGGCCGCCCTGGCCCTTTCAGGCGCCGTTTTGCAGGGATTTTTCCGGAACCCGATGGCCGATCCCTTTGTCGTCGGAGTCTCCTCGGGCGCGTCTTTCGGAGCGGTTCTGGTCCTTGTCCTAGGCATCCGGACGGGAGCAGGCTTCGCCGTTCAGGGAAGCGCGGCCTTTATCTCCGGCCTGACCGTGGTCGGGGCCGTTTATGTCCTGTCCCGGCGCAAAGGCGTCTTCAAGGTGGAAACACTCCTGTTGACGGGCATCGCGGCCGGTGCTCTGGCCTCCTCCCTGACGTCTTTTCTTCTTTTCATGCGGGCGGACTCCTTTGAACAGGCTGTTTTCTGGCTCCTGGGCAGCCTGGCTTCGGCGGACTGGAACCAGGCCGCGGCCGTCGCTCCTCTCATTCTGGCCGGACTGGCCGTGGCCCAAGCTCTGGCCCGCGACATGAATTTGCTTTCTCTGGGCGACGACGCAGCGCTCGCACTGGGATGTCCCGTCGGACGCATCCGGACGATTTTTCTGGTTCTGGCCACGCTCCTGGCCGCTCTTTCGGTTTCCGTAAGCGGCATCATCGGTTTCGTCGGTCTCATCGTGCCGCACTGGATCCGGATTCTCACGGGACCGGACCATCGCCGTCTGTTCCTTCTGTCCTCTTTCGCCGGAGGGGTTTTTCTGGTCTATTGCGATCTTCTGGCCCGGACGGTTCTGGCCCCGGCCGAACTTCCGATCGGCGTCATCACCGCCGCCGTCGGAGCGCCGTTTTTCATCTATCTCCTTCAGCGCAGGCGGTCATGA
- a CDS encoding helical backbone metal receptor, which yields MRRKVRILVLMLALPGLAIEAPSQDRVLTDDFGHVFTLPDRPPRRIVSLAPNITEILFAVGAGDQIVGVTRYCDHPAEAREKDRVGGFIDPSIEMVLHLKPDLVIGFRGNPIRTLERIRTLGLPVFVFDIGSDLETLPRFIEKIGRLVHREEGASVLAEEVAAALAAAERERSSRSAEPSVFLTLNARGLWTCGRDSYLDDILKRAGGWNIAGDISREWVHFSRERLFRDNPDVIVILAPSLEDFASARDRLSREYRLESLQAFRTNRVCFLDENAASRFGPRLVDTLKSLAACLHPDPALGRASR from the coding sequence ATGAGACGGAAGGTCCGGATTCTGGTCCTGATGCTGGCGTTGCCGGGCCTTGCGATCGAAGCCCCTTCCCAGGACAGAGTTCTGACGGACGATTTCGGACACGTCTTCACTCTCCCGGACCGGCCGCCCCGGCGCATCGTCTCTTTGGCGCCCAACATCACCGAAATCCTGTTCGCCGTCGGCGCCGGAGACCAAATCGTGGGCGTCACGCGCTATTGCGACCATCCCGCCGAAGCCCGGGAGAAAGACCGGGTGGGCGGTTTCATCGACCCTTCGATCGAAATGGTTCTCCACCTGAAGCCCGATCTGGTCATCGGCTTCCGGGGCAATCCCATCCGGACTCTGGAACGGATTCGAACACTCGGCCTGCCGGTTTTCGTATTCGACATCGGGTCCGATCTTGAAACCCTGCCCCGATTCATCGAAAAGATCGGACGTCTCGTCCACCGTGAGGAAGGGGCATCGGTCCTGGCCGAAGAGGTCGCCGCGGCTCTGGCCGCCGCCGAACGGGAACGGTCCTCCCGGTCCGCCGAGCCGTCGGTTTTCCTGACGCTGAATGCCCGGGGTCTCTGGACCTGCGGCCGGGACAGCTATCTCGACGATATCCTGAAACGGGCCGGCGGGTGGAACATCGCCGGAGACATCTCTCGCGAATGGGTTCATTTCAGCCGGGAGCGACTGTTCCGAGACAATCCCGACGTCATCGTCATCCTGGCCCCCTCCCTTGAGGATTTCGCCTCCGCACGCGACAGGTTGTCCCGGGAATACAGGCTCGAGAGCCTTCAGGCTTTTCGAACGAACCGCGTCTGTTTTCTCGACGAGAACGCGGCCAGCCGGTTCGGACCGAGGCTTGTCGACACGCTGAAATCCCTCGCGGCCTGCCTGCATCCCGATCCCGCCTTAGGGAGGGCCTCCCGGTGA
- a CDS encoding ABC transporter ATP-binding protein, with protein MTVLDVHNLRAGYENGFVLEDVSFSLEAGDFTAVLGKNGSGKSTLIKAVQGLLKTCEGNVTILGREALSLSRRELAGLVAYVPQFHEPAFDYTVEEVVTMGRYARRGRLERLSSSDRDAVEDAMTLARVTHLRSKPAARLSGGEARRVDIARALAQDAQILLLDEPSAHLDICFQVEIYRMLHKLQIERQTTILAAEHNVNLAALFSRRLMLLKNGRLEAWGTPVDLITRETIRDIFEAEVDVRTNPRSGLPEISLIAGDGEAERP; from the coding sequence ATGACCGTGTTGGATGTCCACAACCTCAGAGCCGGATACGAAAACGGGTTCGTCCTGGAAGACGTCTCGTTTTCCCTCGAAGCCGGCGATTTCACCGCCGTTCTGGGAAAAAACGGTTCGGGGAAAAGCACGTTGATCAAGGCCGTTCAGGGTCTTCTCAAGACCTGCGAAGGGAACGTCACGATTCTGGGGCGCGAGGCTCTGAGTCTCTCCCGGCGGGAGTTGGCCGGACTGGTCGCCTATGTTCCCCAGTTTCACGAACCGGCATTCGACTACACGGTCGAAGAGGTCGTGACCATGGGCCGATACGCCCGGCGCGGCCGCCTGGAGAGGCTGTCGTCTTCCGACCGGGACGCCGTCGAAGACGCCATGACACTGGCCCGCGTCACCCACTTGAGGTCGAAGCCCGCGGCCCGCCTGAGCGGAGGCGAGGCCCGGCGTGTCGACATCGCCCGCGCCCTGGCCCAGGACGCCCAGATTCTTCTTCTCGACGAACCGAGCGCCCATCTCGACATCTGCTTCCAGGTTGAGATTTACCGCATGCTCCACAAACTCCAGATCGAACGCCAAACAACCATCCTGGCCGCCGAGCACAATGTCAATCTGGCGGCTCTCTTCAGCCGCCGGCTGATGCTGCTTAAAAACGGACGTTTGGAAGCTTGGGGAACACCGGTCGATCTCATCACTCGAGAAACGATCCGCGACATCTTCGAAGCCGAGGTCGACGTCCGGACCAACCCGCGATCCGGGCTGCCGGAGATCTCTCTCATCGCCGGGGACGGAGAGGCGGAAAGGCCATGA
- the lptE gene encoding LPS assembly lipoprotein LptE, with the protein MKLRYLILLLAAVLTFFECGYRLRGTGSFLPAHVQKMSIPMFKNSTTRFELDLKLTRSVISEMVIRGKVQVVQETEGADALLDGEIVSFRVSPIAFTEQAAADRYNIRIVARIALRDLVRQRVIFSDASFVFTEEYEVPEGSDFESVESEAIDKVAEKFARSLVVSILEGF; encoded by the coding sequence ATGAAACTCCGCTATCTCATTCTTCTTTTGGCCGCCGTTCTGACGTTTTTCGAGTGCGGCTACCGGCTGCGCGGCACCGGAAGTTTCCTTCCGGCCCACGTTCAGAAGATGAGCATCCCCATGTTCAAAAACAGCACGACCCGTTTCGAGCTGGACCTCAAGCTGACCCGCAGCGTCATCAGCGAAATGGTTATCCGCGGCAAGGTCCAGGTCGTGCAGGAAACGGAGGGCGCCGACGCCCTGCTTGACGGCGAAATCGTCTCGTTCCGGGTCAGTCCCATCGCCTTCACCGAACAGGCCGCGGCCGACAGGTACAACATCCGGATCGTCGCCCGGATCGCCCTGCGGGACCTCGTCCGGCAGAGGGTGATTTTTTCCGACGCCTCGTTCGTTTTCACCGAGGAATACGAAGTTCCCGAAGGATCGGATTTCGAGTCCGTCGAATCCGAAGCCATCGACAAAGTCGCCGAAAAATTCGCCCGCAGTCTCGTCGTCAGCATCCTGGAGGGTTTTTGA
- the holA gene encoding DNA polymerase III subunit delta, which produces MTRDASVPCWFFCGTDVFRSEEFIASIQAALYDGCPPDFPVERFYLDETSWPDILDSARTSPMLFSPGRVIVVRATEAGDKNQEKEGEKPAGKKGFVDLAPEDENLLSAYLASPPDRTVLVVIAPGESKRPRPLIKFFKSRPASQVRLTEFKPLRASELRKWVAERARREGKTFDADALDKFCELSSGDLRRMDSEIAKLAVYIGENKTISLKDVGEIVPWVITLGDFDIQDALEDGDFVKCLAVLDAYFSSTRATPEAILGKIGDFLGHVLRGKTLLAEGKTPKEIFTLLFPYIKETTGFFYRRKYEAFFSAVKSLGGKRLNALFQSLSEADLMVKRADIPPRVVLDAILYRYCRMRKRSEVRRSS; this is translated from the coding sequence TTGACGCGGGACGCGTCCGTCCCCTGTTGGTTTTTCTGCGGAACGGATGTGTTTCGGAGCGAGGAATTCATCGCCTCGATTCAGGCCGCTCTCTACGACGGATGCCCGCCCGATTTTCCGGTCGAACGATTTTATCTGGACGAAACCTCATGGCCGGATATTCTGGACAGCGCCCGGACCTCCCCGATGCTGTTTTCTCCCGGCCGGGTGATCGTCGTCAGGGCGACCGAAGCCGGGGACAAGAACCAGGAGAAAGAGGGGGAAAAGCCGGCCGGCAAAAAAGGATTTGTCGACCTTGCGCCGGAGGACGAAAATCTTTTATCCGCTTATCTGGCCTCGCCTCCCGACCGGACGGTCCTGGTCGTCATCGCACCGGGGGAATCCAAGCGTCCCCGTCCGTTGATCAAGTTCTTCAAATCGCGGCCGGCGTCCCAGGTCCGATTGACTGAATTCAAACCCCTCCGGGCCTCCGAACTCAGAAAATGGGTTGCCGAGCGGGCCCGCCGGGAGGGCAAGACTTTCGACGCGGATGCCCTGGACAAGTTCTGTGAGCTGTCCTCCGGCGACCTGAGGCGGATGGACAGCGAAATCGCCAAGCTGGCCGTTTATATCGGAGAGAATAAAACCATCAGCCTCAAAGATGTCGGTGAGATCGTTCCCTGGGTCATCACGCTCGGAGACTTCGATATCCAGGACGCTCTGGAAGACGGCGACTTCGTCAAATGCCTGGCCGTTCTCGACGCCTATTTCAGCTCGACCCGGGCGACTCCGGAAGCGATTCTGGGGAAAATCGGCGACTTTCTCGGCCATGTTCTGCGGGGGAAAACTCTCCTGGCCGAAGGCAAGACCCCGAAAGAGATCTTCACCCTGCTCTTTCCCTACATCAAGGAAACCACGGGATTTTTTTACCGGCGCAAGTATGAAGCGTTTTTTTCCGCGGTCAAAAGCCTGGGAGGAAAACGTTTGAATGCCCTGTTTCAATCGTTGAGCGAGGCGGATCTGATGGTCAAAAGAGCGGACATCCCTCCCCGCGTCGTTTTGGACGCAATCCTCTACCGCTACTGCCGGATGAGAAAAAGAAGTGAGGTCAGGCGGTCGTCTTGA
- the rpsT gene encoding 30S ribosomal protein S20: MPRHKSAVKQLRQSLRKNAVNKKSKSRLRSEIRNIKTAIKNGDAETAAALLPKAMSVIDKSVKKKTIPEKKGDRYKSRLSRKVREAAVKTTA, encoded by the coding sequence ATGCCGCGTCACAAATCCGCCGTCAAGCAGTTGCGCCAGAGTTTGCGCAAAAACGCCGTCAACAAAAAAAGCAAATCCCGGCTGCGGAGCGAAATCCGGAATATCAAGACCGCCATCAAAAACGGGGACGCCGAAACGGCCGCCGCTCTTCTTCCCAAGGCCATGTCCGTGATCGACAAGAGCGTCAAGAAAAAGACCATCCCCGAGAAAAAGGGCGACCGCTATAAATCCCGGCTCAGTCGCAAGGTCCGGGAAGCCGCCGTCAAGACGACCGCCTGA
- the murJ gene encoding murein biosynthesis integral membrane protein MurJ: protein MEHDEKQSKIIRSTASVALPMLVSRVLGYVRDMLQAYFLGTGTSADAFTLAYTLPNLLRRLTAEGAMTAAFIPVFTDMRVREGREEMWAFARSFFGVLALVMAAVSILGIFLSPILVKTVAAGFGDVEGKWALTIGLTRLMFPFILIISLAALATGILNSLQRFAVPAFAPVLFNISVIAGAVMFASRAEEPAWIFAAAILAGGILQLLFQWPALHREGLRLPFRPSIRHPGVIRVAVLMVPGVFSFGAYQVKFAVSRFMASHLEEGSVSALYYASRVEELTFGLFSIALAVVLLPSLSGQAAARDSQGIRKTLEFSLRLIVLGTLPAMTGLLLLSRPIMQVLFERGEFTARSTALSAECLFFLALGLPFISVTKILVTTFYSLQDTRTPAAVAFVLILIYIAAALPLGTVLGVGGLALALSLTQMIHAGVLGFLLRKRLGRYADTGFWAVVLRSFAACAVMAGAVIGVSHAVSREAAAGMAGIVALAATILTGIIVYGAAVFVLNRREFDSLRNALFRSRPGARKEP from the coding sequence ATGGAACACGACGAGAAACAGAGCAAGATCATCAGATCGACGGCGTCCGTGGCTCTGCCCATGCTCGTCAGCCGGGTTCTGGGATATGTCCGGGACATGCTTCAGGCCTATTTCCTGGGAACGGGAACTTCGGCCGATGCCTTCACCTTGGCCTACACCCTGCCCAATCTGCTTCGCCGCCTGACCGCCGAGGGCGCCATGACGGCGGCCTTTATTCCCGTCTTTACGGATATGCGTGTCCGGGAAGGCCGGGAAGAGATGTGGGCCTTCGCCCGTTCTTTTTTTGGTGTCCTGGCCCTGGTGATGGCTGCCGTTTCCATTCTGGGCATTTTTCTGTCGCCGATCCTGGTGAAAACGGTCGCCGCCGGGTTCGGCGACGTGGAGGGCAAATGGGCCTTGACCATCGGTCTGACCCGGTTGATGTTCCCCTTTATTCTGATCATCAGCCTGGCCGCCCTGGCCACAGGCATTCTGAACTCCCTCCAGCGCTTTGCCGTGCCGGCCTTCGCTCCCGTTCTATTCAATATCAGCGTGATTGCCGGGGCCGTAATGTTCGCCTCGCGAGCCGAGGAGCCGGCCTGGATCTTTGCGGCGGCGATTTTGGCCGGTGGGATTCTGCAGCTTCTGTTCCAGTGGCCCGCTCTTCACCGGGAGGGGCTGAGGCTTCCCTTTCGGCCGTCCATCCGCCATCCCGGGGTCATCCGGGTGGCCGTCCTTATGGTTCCCGGCGTTTTCTCCTTCGGCGCCTATCAGGTCAAGTTCGCCGTCAGCCGGTTTATGGCCTCACATCTTGAGGAGGGCAGTGTTTCAGCCCTGTACTACGCGTCACGGGTCGAGGAACTGACATTCGGTCTCTTTTCCATAGCCTTGGCCGTTGTGCTGCTCCCCTCCCTCTCGGGCCAGGCGGCCGCCCGCGACAGCCAAGGCATCCGCAAAACACTGGAGTTTTCCCTGCGGCTTATTGTTCTGGGGACCCTTCCGGCCATGACCGGGCTTCTCCTGCTCAGCCGGCCCATCATGCAGGTTCTCTTCGAAAGGGGGGAATTCACGGCGCGTTCCACGGCCTTAAGCGCGGAGTGCCTGTTTTTCCTGGCGCTGGGGCTTCCGTTCATTTCCGTGACGAAAATCCTGGTGACGACTTTCTATTCCCTCCAGGATACACGGACTCCGGCGGCTGTGGCGTTCGTCCTTATTTTGATTTATATCGCCGCCGCGTTGCCTCTGGGAACCGTGCTCGGGGTCGGAGGGCTGGCCCTGGCCCTTTCCCTCACCCAGATGATTCATGCCGGGGTTCTCGGATTTCTTCTGAGAAAGCGGCTCGGCCGGTATGCCGACACGGGGTTTTGGGCTGTGGTCCTGCGGAGCTTTGCGGCCTGTGCGGTGATGGCGGGCGCTGTCATCGGAGTTTCGCATGCCGTCTCCCGCGAAGCGGCCGCCGGCATGGCCGGGATTGTCGCCCTGGCCGCAACCATTTTGACGGGGATCATCGTCTACGGTGCGGCGGTTTTTGTTCTGAACCGCCGGGAATTCGACAGCCTCCGGAATGCGCTTTTCCGCAGCCGGCCGGGGGCAAGGAAGGAACCATGA
- the dtd gene encoding D-aminoacyl-tRNA deacylase: protein MIIVLQRVKEASVEVEGRTAGAVGRGVCLLVGIRKGDTEKEAEALAEKIAGLRIFPDEAGKMNLSLSEVEGEALAVSQFTLAGSVRKGRRPSFDGAEDPVPAAALFDQFVAALRRRGIPVQTGVFQAVMEVRIVNDGPVTFILEAGSVRSPA, encoded by the coding sequence ATGATCATCGTTCTCCAGAGGGTGAAAGAGGCCTCGGTGGAAGTCGAAGGCCGGACGGCCGGCGCCGTCGGCCGCGGAGTCTGTCTCCTTGTCGGGATCCGGAAAGGAGATACCGAAAAGGAGGCCGAAGCTCTGGCGGAAAAAATCGCCGGATTGCGCATTTTTCCGGATGAGGCGGGAAAAATGAATCTGTCGTTATCCGAGGTCGAGGGCGAGGCCCTGGCCGTTTCCCAGTTCACCCTGGCCGGCTCCGTCCGCAAAGGCCGCCGGCCGAGCTTCGACGGCGCTGAAGATCCCGTGCCCGCCGCGGCCCTGTTCGATCAATTCGTCGCCGCGCTCCGCCGACGGGGCATTCCCGTTCAAACCGGAGTCTTTCAGGCGGTCATGGAGGTTCGCATCGTTAACGACGGTCCGGTGACCTTCATCCTCGAAGCGGGATCGGTCCGGAGTCCGGCCTGA
- a CDS encoding HEAT repeat domain-containing protein, giving the protein MPPAGRDGRLIGDAFLKKLSRTPVRSRRLKILKACARIDEPWVEDVLWASLSDPGEDIRDYLIGVLGGRRDRNPDLLRRRLAVPPWYARCAALQILGLRGSRDALPWVAEFLDDSNIEIRRYVAGALGHLGGREALKLLVRMMKDESPHVRAAAGEALGKASPIRFS; this is encoded by the coding sequence ATGCCTCCCGCAGGCCGGGACGGGCGCCTGATCGGCGACGCGTTCCTGAAAAAATTGAGCCGGACCCCGGTCCGAAGCCGGCGATTGAAAATCCTCAAAGCCTGCGCGAGAATCGATGAGCCGTGGGTTGAAGACGTTCTCTGGGCCTCCCTGTCCGATCCCGGCGAAGACATCCGCGATTACCTCATCGGCGTCCTCGGCGGACGCCGGGACCGCAACCCCGATCTCCTTCGCCGGCGTCTGGCCGTCCCTCCCTGGTACGCCAGGTGCGCCGCGCTCCAAATCCTGGGACTTCGGGGATCCCGGGACGCCCTGCCATGGGTTGCGGAGTTTCTCGACGATTCCAACATCGAGATCAGAAGATACGTCGCCGGCGCATTGGGACACCTCGGCGGCCGTGAGGCCCTGAAGCTTCTTGTCCGCATGATGAAGGACGAAAGCCCCCATGTCCGGGCGGCGGCCGGAGAGGCCCTCGGCAAGGCCAGCCCCATCCGGTTTTCCTGA
- a CDS encoding bifunctional 3,4-dihydroxy-2-butanone-4-phosphate synthase/GTP cyclohydrolase II, whose protein sequence is MNTTCPTITVEDAVAHVREGRLIIIVDDEDRENEGDLMTAAEKITPEMINFMAREGRGLICLPLTKNRLEELQLPLMVADNTARYQTAFTISIDAKDKVSTGISAADRAATILTAVDPATRPADLSRPGHIFPLQAKEGGVLERAGQTEAAVDIARMAGLNPAGVICEIMNEDGTMARMPQLIEFSRAHNIPILTIADLIKYRMKNETLVRKVDEADLPTRFGKYRVAVFEDDIRGEQHVALIKGDILGGEPVLVRAHSQCLTGDTFASIRCDCGDQLHQAMALVEKEGRGVILYIMTHEGRGIGLSNKIRAYAIQDQGADTVEANCRLGFKPDQRDYGIGAQILVALGIKKIRLITNNPRKFIGLAGYNLEISERVPLEISPCRDNRNYLKTKKEKLGHILDQV, encoded by the coding sequence ATGAACACAACATGCCCCACAATTACCGTTGAAGACGCCGTCGCTCATGTCCGGGAGGGGCGTCTCATCATCATTGTCGACGACGAGGACCGGGAAAACGAAGGCGACCTCATGACCGCCGCCGAAAAGATCACGCCCGAAATGATCAACTTTATGGCCCGGGAGGGACGGGGACTCATCTGCCTGCCCCTGACGAAAAACCGCCTGGAAGAACTCCAGCTCCCGCTCATGGTCGCCGACAACACGGCCCGCTATCAGACAGCCTTCACGATCTCCATCGACGCCAAGGACAAGGTGTCGACGGGAATCAGCGCCGCCGACCGGGCGGCCACCATTTTGACGGCCGTCGATCCGGCCACCCGGCCGGCCGATCTGTCCCGGCCCGGCCATATCTTCCCCCTCCAGGCCAAGGAAGGCGGTGTTCTGGAGCGGGCAGGTCAGACTGAAGCGGCCGTGGACATCGCCCGCATGGCCGGCCTGAACCCGGCCGGCGTCATCTGCGAAATCATGAACGAAGACGGCACCATGGCCCGCATGCCCCAACTCATCGAGTTCAGCCGGGCTCACAACATCCCCATTCTGACCATCGCCGATCTCATCAAGTACCGGATGAAGAACGAAACCCTGGTCAGGAAGGTCGACGAAGCCGACCTGCCCACCCGTTTCGGCAAGTATCGGGTTGCCGTTTTCGAGGACGACATCCGCGGCGAACAGCATGTCGCCCTCATCAAAGGCGATATTCTGGGTGGAGAACCCGTTCTCGTCCGCGCCCATTCCCAATGCCTGACGGGCGACACCTTCGCTTCCATCCGGTGCGACTGCGGCGATCAGCTTCACCAGGCCATGGCCTTGGTCGAAAAGGAGGGGCGCGGCGTCATCCTCTACATCATGACTCATGAAGGGCGGGGCATCGGGTTGTCGAACAAGATCCGGGCCTACGCCATTCAGGACCAGGGCGCCGACACCGTCGAGGCCAATTGCCGCCTGGGATTCAAACCCGACCAGAGGGATTACGGCATCGGGGCCCAGATCCTGGTCGCTCTGGGCATAAAAAAAATCCGCCTGATCACAAATAACCCCCGGAAGTTCATCGGGTTGGCCGGCTACAACCTGGAAATCAGCGAGCGCGTGCCTCTGGAGATTTCCCCCTGCCGGGACAACAGGAATTATCTCAAGACCAAAAAAGAAAAACTGGGGCATATTCTCGACCAGGTTTAA